From the genome of Streptomyces sp. NBC_00659, one region includes:
- the chvE gene encoding multiple monosaccharide ABC transporter substrate-binding protein, producing the protein MRNRRAALTAIAGAASLALALSACGQNSDGGSKDTSGDTKGATIGISMPTKSSERWIGDGNNVVKDLEAKGYKTKLAFGEDDPDQQVSQIENMITQGVKALIIAAIDNKSMNNVLQQAADAKIPVISYDRLILGTKNVDYYASFDNSKVGELQGNYILQKLGLADGSKKGPFNVELFAGSNDDNNTKYFFGGAMKVLQPYIDKKQLVVKSGQTALNQVTTLRWDGGTAQKRMDDILTSSYKSARVDAVLSPYDGISIGILSALKSDDYGSKSKPLPVVTGQDAELASVKSIIADEQTMTVYKDTRELAKVAGNMVDAALKGKKPELNDTTTYDNGTKVVPAYLLQPVGVDKSNYEKELVGTGYYKDSDLK; encoded by the coding sequence ATGCGTAACCGCAGAGCCGCCCTCACCGCCATAGCCGGAGCAGCCTCCCTCGCCCTCGCCCTGTCCGCCTGCGGCCAGAACAGCGACGGCGGCAGCAAGGACACCTCGGGAGACACCAAGGGCGCCACGATCGGCATCTCGATGCCGACGAAGTCCTCCGAGCGCTGGATCGGCGACGGCAACAACGTGGTCAAGGACCTTGAGGCCAAGGGCTACAAGACCAAGCTCGCGTTCGGTGAGGACGACCCGGACCAGCAGGTCTCGCAGATCGAGAACATGATCACGCAGGGTGTGAAGGCCCTGATCATCGCGGCCATCGACAACAAGTCGATGAACAACGTGCTCCAGCAGGCCGCCGACGCCAAGATCCCGGTCATCTCCTACGACCGCCTGATCCTCGGCACCAAGAACGTCGACTACTACGCGTCCTTCGACAACTCGAAGGTCGGCGAGCTCCAGGGCAACTACATCCTGCAGAAGCTCGGTCTCGCGGACGGCTCCAAGAAGGGCCCGTTCAACGTCGAGCTCTTCGCCGGCTCGAACGACGACAACAACACGAAGTACTTCTTCGGCGGCGCGATGAAGGTCCTGCAGCCGTACATCGACAAGAAGCAGCTCGTCGTCAAGTCCGGCCAGACCGCGCTGAACCAGGTCACCACCCTGCGCTGGGACGGCGGCACCGCCCAGAAGCGCATGGACGACATCCTGACCTCGTCGTACAAGAGCGCCCGGGTCGACGCGGTGCTCTCGCCCTACGACGGCATCTCGATCGGCATCCTGTCCGCGCTGAAGTCGGACGACTACGGCTCCAAGAGCAAGCCGCTGCCGGTCGTCACCGGCCAGGACGCCGAGCTCGCCTCGGTGAAGTCGATCATCGCGGACGAGCAGACGATGACCGTCTACAAGGACACCCGCGAGCTCGCGAAGGTCGCCGGGAACATGGTCGACGCCGCGCTCAAGGGCAAGAAGCCCGAGCTCAACGACACCACGACGTACGACAACGGCACCAAGGTCGTTCCCGCCTACCTGCTGCAGCCGGTCGGCGTCGACAAGAGCAACTACGAGAAGGAGCTCGTCGGCACGGGCTACTACAAGGACAGCGACCTCAAGTAA
- the mmsA gene encoding multiple monosaccharide ABC transporter ATP-binding protein, with translation MAGPVLEMRSIVKTFPGVKALSDVTLTVQQGEVHAICGENGAGKSTLMKVLSGVHPSGSYEGDILFEGEVCSFKDIRASEHHGIVIIHQELALVPYLSIAENIFLGNEHATRGFISWTETLRHAAELLRRVGLDENPQTRVADIGVGKQQLVEIAKALSKKVKLLILDEPTAALNDEDSGKLLDLILELKAQGITSIIISHKLNEIERVADSVTILRDGRTIETLDVKAPETTEDRIISGMVGRDLEHRFPERTPHEPEAGAAPALEIRDWTVFHPIDQQRKVVDDVSISVRRGEIVGIAGLMGAGRTELAMSVFGRSYGRYAGGTVVRDGKEIRTKSVSEAVKHGIAYVTEDRKHYGLNLIDTINRNITLSALNKVAKRGVVDEHEERQVSEGYRTSMNIKAPTVFEPVGKLSGGNQQKVVLSKWIFAGPEVLILDEPTRGIDVGAKFEIYTVIDKLAAEGKAVVFISSELPELLGMCDRIYTMAAGRLTGEFSRAEASQETLMRQMTKDKEVTR, from the coding sequence ATGGCGGGACCCGTCCTGGAAATGCGCTCGATCGTCAAGACCTTTCCCGGCGTCAAGGCGCTCTCGGACGTCACACTGACCGTCCAGCAGGGCGAGGTCCACGCCATCTGCGGCGAGAACGGCGCCGGCAAGTCGACCCTCATGAAGGTCCTCTCCGGCGTCCACCCGAGCGGCAGCTACGAAGGGGACATCCTCTTCGAGGGGGAGGTCTGCTCCTTCAAGGACATCAGGGCCAGTGAGCACCACGGCATCGTGATCATCCACCAGGAACTGGCCCTGGTGCCCTACCTCTCCATCGCGGAGAACATCTTCCTCGGCAACGAGCACGCCACGCGCGGGTTCATCAGCTGGACCGAGACGCTGCGCCACGCCGCCGAACTGCTGCGCCGTGTCGGGCTCGACGAGAACCCGCAGACCCGCGTCGCCGACATCGGCGTGGGAAAGCAGCAGCTCGTCGAGATCGCGAAGGCGCTGTCGAAGAAGGTGAAACTGCTCATCCTGGATGAGCCGACGGCCGCCCTGAACGACGAGGACAGCGGCAAACTCCTCGATCTCATCCTGGAGCTGAAGGCTCAGGGCATCACCTCGATCATCATCTCGCACAAGCTGAACGAGATCGAGCGGGTCGCCGACTCGGTGACCATCCTGCGTGACGGGCGGACGATCGAGACGCTCGACGTGAAGGCCCCGGAGACCACCGAGGACCGGATCATCAGCGGCATGGTCGGCCGCGACCTCGAACACCGCTTCCCGGAGCGGACGCCGCACGAGCCGGAGGCGGGCGCCGCGCCCGCCCTGGAGATCCGCGACTGGACCGTGTTCCACCCGATCGACCAGCAGCGCAAGGTGGTCGACGATGTGTCGATCTCCGTGCGGCGCGGTGAGATCGTCGGCATCGCGGGACTCATGGGCGCCGGCCGCACCGAACTGGCGATGAGCGTCTTCGGGCGCTCCTACGGCCGGTACGCCGGCGGCACGGTGGTCAGGGACGGCAAGGAGATCCGTACGAAGTCCGTGTCCGAAGCGGTCAAGCACGGAATCGCGTACGTCACCGAGGACCGCAAGCACTACGGCCTCAACCTCATCGACACCATCAACCGCAACATCACGCTCAGCGCCCTGAACAAGGTCGCGAAGCGCGGTGTGGTCGACGAGCACGAGGAGCGGCAGGTCTCCGAGGGCTACCGCACCTCCATGAACATCAAGGCGCCGACCGTCTTCGAGCCGGTGGGCAAGCTGTCCGGCGGCAACCAGCAGAAGGTCGTCCTCAGCAAGTGGATCTTCGCCGGCCCCGAGGTGCTGATCCTCGACGAGCCGACCCGCGGGATCGACGTGGGCGCCAAGTTCGAGATCTACACGGTCATCGACAAGCTGGCGGCCGAGGGCAAGGCGGTCGTCTTCATCTCCTCCGAGCTGCCGGAGCTGCTCGGTATGTGCGACCGCATCTACACGATGGCCGCGGGACGGCTGACGGGTGAGTTCTCGCGGGCGGAGGCCTCGCAGGAAACGCTGATGCGCCAGATGACGAAGGACAAAGAGGTAACCCGATGA
- the mmsB gene encoding multiple monosaccharide ABC transporter permease: MSTDVTAKTPAPAPAGKSGPDTGENLLQLMLNGMRRNMRQYGMLFALGLIVVLFAVWTGGDLLLPRNVSNLVLQNSYILILAIGMMLVIIAGHIDLSVGSLTAFVGAVGAVLMVNHDIPWPIAVVLCLVMGAMAGAAQGFLIAYAGIPSFIVTLAGMLTFRGLTEIFLEGQTIGPFPEGLQKVANSFLPEVGPTTNYHNLTLLLGIGLIAFVVLQEVRDRKRQQEFSLDVLPKNLFLLKLVALVAAVLTVTMLLASYKGAPVVLLILGVLVAGFGYVMRNAVIGRHIYAIGGNLPAAKLSGVKDKKVTFLVFLNMGMLAALAGLVFAARFNAASPKAGLNFELEAIAASFIGGASMSGGVGTVLGAIIGGLVLGVLNNGMNLVGIGSDYQQVIKGLVLLAAVGFDVWNKRKVGS; the protein is encoded by the coding sequence ATGAGCACGGATGTGACCGCCAAGACGCCGGCCCCGGCGCCGGCCGGCAAGAGCGGCCCGGACACGGGAGAGAACCTGCTTCAGCTGATGCTGAACGGCATGCGCCGCAACATGCGGCAGTACGGCATGCTGTTCGCCCTCGGTCTGATCGTGGTGCTGTTCGCCGTGTGGACCGGCGGCGACCTGCTGCTGCCGCGCAACGTCTCCAACCTGGTGCTGCAGAACAGCTACATCCTGATCCTCGCGATCGGCATGATGCTCGTCATCATCGCGGGCCACATCGACCTGTCGGTCGGCTCGCTGACGGCGTTCGTGGGCGCGGTGGGAGCCGTGCTGATGGTCAACCACGACATCCCGTGGCCCATAGCCGTGGTGCTGTGCCTGGTCATGGGCGCGATGGCAGGCGCCGCTCAGGGCTTCCTCATCGCGTACGCCGGCATACCGTCGTTCATCGTGACCCTGGCGGGCATGCTGACCTTCCGCGGTCTGACCGAGATCTTCCTCGAGGGCCAGACGATCGGCCCGTTCCCCGAGGGCCTGCAGAAGGTCGCCAACAGCTTCCTGCCCGAGGTCGGACCCACCACCAACTACCACAACCTCACGCTGCTGCTCGGCATCGGCCTGATCGCGTTCGTGGTGCTCCAGGAGGTCCGCGACCGCAAGCGGCAGCAGGAGTTCTCGCTCGACGTCCTGCCGAAGAACCTCTTCCTGCTCAAGCTCGTCGCGCTGGTCGCCGCCGTGCTCACCGTCACCATGCTGCTCGCCAGCTACAAGGGTGCTCCGGTGGTGCTGCTGATCCTCGGCGTCCTCGTCGCCGGCTTCGGCTACGTCATGCGCAACGCGGTCATCGGCCGGCACATCTACGCGATCGGCGGCAACCTTCCGGCGGCCAAGCTGTCGGGTGTGAAGGACAAGAAGGTCACCTTCCTGGTCTTCCTCAACATGGGCATGCTCGCCGCACTCGCGGGCCTGGTCTTCGCGGCCCGCTTCAACGCGGCCTCGCCGAAGGCGGGTCTGAACTTCGAACTCGAAGCCATCGCGGCCTCGTTCATCGGCGGTGCGTCGATGAGCGGCGGCGTGGGCACGGTCCTCGGCGCGATCATCGGTGGTCTCGTCCTGGGCGTGCTGAACAACGGAATGAACCTCGTCGGCATCGGCAGCGACTACCAGCAGGTCATCAAGGGTCTCGTCCTGCTGGCCGCGGTCGGGTTCGACGTGTGGAACAAGCGCAAGGTCGGTTCGTAA
- a CDS encoding aldose epimerase family protein, with the protein METSRRTVIAAAAAAGLTAATIGTAHAAGGSKPVRELFGKLADGTKIHRWSLANGGTRLKVLSYGGIVQSLEIPDRHGRYRNVSLGFDNIDDYVARTPYFGALIGRYGNRIGKGQFTLDGTSHQLSVNDGVNSLHGGTKGFDKRVWDVEGFTSGSDVGLVLHYTSIDGEMGYPGTLRAKVTYTLTRNGDWRIDYEATTDKATVVNLTSHVYWNLAGEGSGSIYDHELEIAASRYTPVDSGLIPTGELAKVAGTPFDFRRTKTVGRDIRVAHQQLLYGKGIDHNWVLDKGITAKPEPVATLRDPSSGRTLTIASNEPGLQFYSGNFLDGTLVGTGGHIYRQGDALCLETQHFPDSPNQPSFPSTVLRPGQTYRTSTVHSFGA; encoded by the coding sequence ATGGAAACAAGCAGACGCACGGTCATCGCAGCGGCGGCGGCAGCGGGGTTAACCGCGGCCACCATCGGCACGGCGCACGCAGCGGGCGGCAGCAAGCCCGTGAGAGAACTCTTCGGCAAGCTCGCCGACGGCACCAAGATCCACCGGTGGTCGCTGGCGAACGGCGGGACACGGCTCAAGGTCCTGTCCTACGGCGGAATCGTCCAGTCCCTGGAGATCCCCGACCGGCACGGCCGGTACAGGAACGTCTCGCTGGGCTTCGACAACATCGACGACTACGTCGCCAGGACCCCGTACTTCGGCGCCCTGATCGGCCGGTACGGAAACCGCATAGGCAAGGGACAGTTCACCCTCGACGGCACGAGCCACCAGCTCTCCGTCAACGACGGTGTCAACAGCCTGCACGGCGGCACCAAGGGCTTCGACAAGCGCGTCTGGGACGTGGAGGGCTTCACCTCCGGCTCCGACGTCGGACTCGTCCTGCACTACACCAGCATCGACGGCGAGATGGGCTACCCGGGCACGCTCAGGGCGAAGGTCACCTACACCCTGACCCGGAACGGCGACTGGCGCATCGACTACGAGGCCACCACCGACAAGGCCACCGTCGTCAACCTCACCAGCCATGTGTACTGGAACCTCGCCGGTGAGGGCAGCGGCTCGATCTACGACCACGAGCTCGAGATCGCGGCCTCCCGCTACACCCCCGTCGACTCGGGCCTGATCCCCACCGGGGAACTCGCGAAGGTCGCCGGCACCCCCTTCGACTTCCGCCGGACCAAGACCGTCGGCCGGGACATCCGGGTCGCCCACCAGCAGCTCCTGTACGGCAAGGGCATCGACCACAACTGGGTCCTCGACAAGGGGATCACGGCGAAGCCCGAGCCTGTCGCGACACTCCGCGACCCCTCCTCAGGTCGCACCCTGACGATCGCGTCGAACGAGCCCGGCCTCCAGTTCTACTCGGGCAACTTCCTCGACGGCACCCTGGTCGGCACCGGCGGTCACATCTACCGTCAGGGCGACGCCCTGTGCCTGGAGACCCAGCACTTCCCGGACTCCCCGAACCAGCCGTCGTTCCCCTCGACGGTGCTGCGGCCGGGGCAGACCTACCGGACCAGCACGGTTCACTCGTTCGGCGCGTGA
- a CDS encoding pyridoxal phosphate-dependent aminotransferase, translating to MAGNVTSLFRGTAAHSPSMAALTREGDGAGPVDFCIPCNPYFPTPAMFDELAGRLREIITYYPSSADTITSELCSLLQLPPQCVAMGNGSTELITWIDHLLVRESLAIPVPTFGRWTDQPMETGKRVDMFPLQESTGFALDLASYAKFIRSRGTKVAVICNPNNPDGGFLPRQSVIQFMDAMADLDLVVIDESFLEFADAESEPSVVEDAVMRPNVIVLRSLGKNFGLHGIRFGYMVANPSLAGKVRSMLPKWNLNSFAETVVFMLKNHGKEYMESLHMVRRDRLDMARQLSALPGLTIYPSQGNFLFVRLPVGAEGTVVRDRLLTEHRILVRECGNKVGSSSRFLRLVVRPQSDVRRLVAGLEQVLYGSRQETAVPELSNSGTGYGSGNAMVDRLVGATNGAGMQGLAAQANAWPGQPAPAVPQPVAAAAPQPSLPSAPQPRPAASPYPAQQPAAAPGYPAPQQPLAAQGYPAPGPASWPAPAQSPGAMPAQMPPAAMQAPAPSPGLQPAAQTGMPGMAGGASMGAQGGLTAAQVRGRTQPEPPPPQPSGGWGAVGAILYNQAG from the coding sequence ATGGCCGGCAATGTCACCTCGCTCTTTCGCGGCACCGCGGCGCACAGCCCGTCGATGGCCGCACTGACGCGGGAGGGCGACGGAGCCGGCCCGGTGGACTTCTGTATCCCCTGCAACCCGTACTTCCCCACGCCCGCGATGTTCGACGAACTCGCGGGCCGGTTGCGCGAGATCATCACCTATTACCCGAGCAGCGCCGACACGATCACCAGTGAGCTGTGCTCGCTGCTCCAACTTCCGCCGCAGTGCGTCGCGATGGGCAACGGTTCGACCGAACTCATCACATGGATCGATCACTTGCTGGTCCGTGAGTCCCTCGCGATACCCGTCCCCACGTTCGGCCGCTGGACCGACCAGCCCATGGAGACCGGCAAGCGGGTCGACATGTTCCCGCTCCAGGAGTCCACCGGCTTCGCGCTCGACCTCGCCTCGTACGCCAAGTTCATCCGCTCGCGCGGCACCAAGGTCGCCGTCATCTGCAACCCGAACAACCCCGACGGCGGCTTCCTGCCGCGCCAGTCGGTCATCCAGTTCATGGACGCGATGGCCGACCTGGACCTGGTCGTCATCGACGAGTCCTTCCTGGAGTTCGCCGACGCCGAGTCGGAGCCCAGCGTGGTCGAGGACGCGGTCATGCGGCCCAACGTCATCGTGCTGCGCAGCCTCGGCAAGAACTTCGGCCTGCACGGCATCCGCTTCGGCTACATGGTCGCCAACCCCTCGCTCGCGGGCAAGGTCCGCTCGATGCTGCCGAAGTGGAACCTCAACTCCTTCGCGGAGACCGTGGTGTTCATGCTCAAGAACCACGGCAAGGAGTACATGGAGAGCCTGCACATGGTCCGCCGCGACCGGCTCGACATGGCCCGCCAGCTCTCCGCGCTGCCCGGTCTGACGATCTACCCCTCGCAGGGCAACTTCCTGTTCGTCCGTCTTCCCGTCGGCGCCGAGGGCACCGTGGTCCGGGACCGGCTGCTCACCGAGCACCGCATCCTGGTCCGCGAGTGCGGCAACAAGGTCGGCTCGTCCAGCCGCTTCCTGCGACTCGTGGTACGCCCCCAGTCGGATGTACGCCGTCTGGTGGCCGGCCTGGAACAGGTCCTCTACGGGTCCAGACAGGAAACCGCCGTACCCGAGCTGAGCAATAGTGGGACCGGCTACGGCTCGGGTAACGCCATGGTGGACCGTCTCGTCGGCGCCACCAACGGAGCCGGCATGCAGGGGCTGGCCGCGCAGGCGAACGCGTGGCCCGGACAGCCCGCCCCGGCGGTCCCCCAGCCGGTGGCCGCCGCCGCCCCGCAGCCCAGCCTGCCGTCCGCTCCCCAGCCGCGGCCCGCCGCTTCGCCCTACCCGGCCCAGCAGCCCGCCGCCGCCCCGGGCTATCCCGCCCCCCAGCAGCCCCTGGCGGCCCAGGGCTACCCCGCCCCGGGGCCCGCCAGCTGGCCGGCCCCGGCCCAGAGCCCGGGGGCGATGCCCGCCCAGATGCCGCCCGCCGCGATGCAGGCACCGGCCCCCTCGCCCGGGCTCCAGCCGGCCGCCCAGACGGGTATGCCCGGCATGGCGGGCGGCGCCTCCATGGGCGCGCAGGGCGGCCTGACGGCGGCCCAGGTCCGCGGCAGGACACAGCCGGAACCTCCCCCACCGCAGCCGAGCGGCGGCTGGGGAGCCGTGGGCGCCATCCTGTACAACCAGGCCGGCTAG
- a CDS encoding intradiol ring-cleavage dioxygenase, with protein sequence MTDSPTKDTSEAPLGRRTVLIATGASAAALAVAAAAPVTATPTPAPVADPADAAPAAAAVCTLTKEMTEGPYYLDGQLVRADVTEGKAGAPLKLVLTVVDDDTCAPISNALVEIWHCDALGEYSGFVGNNGHSEPDDGTFLRGGVLTNTSGVANITTIYPGWYRGRCVHIHVKVHTGVTLTSDGSFTGGRELHTGQLFCSETITTAMARVSPYSTNTVTRTTLAQDSIYDDGGASSGLLTLTALGSTTSAGYTGTLTLGVETS encoded by the coding sequence ATGACAGATTCCCCCACGAAAGACACGTCAGAGGCCCCTCTCGGGCGCCGGACCGTACTGATCGCCACGGGCGCCTCGGCCGCGGCACTCGCCGTGGCCGCCGCGGCACCCGTCACCGCCACCCCCACCCCCGCCCCCGTCGCCGACCCGGCGGACGCGGCCCCCGCCGCGGCGGCCGTCTGCACCCTCACCAAGGAGATGACCGAAGGCCCCTACTACCTCGACGGCCAGCTCGTCCGCGCCGACGTCACCGAAGGCAAGGCGGGCGCCCCGCTCAAGCTGGTGCTCACCGTCGTCGACGACGACACCTGCGCGCCGATCAGCAACGCCCTCGTCGAGATCTGGCACTGCGACGCGCTCGGCGAGTACTCCGGCTTCGTCGGCAACAACGGCCACAGCGAGCCGGACGACGGCACGTTCCTGCGCGGCGGCGTCCTGACGAACACGTCCGGCGTCGCGAACATCACCACGATCTATCCCGGCTGGTACCGGGGCCGCTGCGTGCACATCCACGTCAAGGTGCACACCGGCGTCACCCTCACCTCCGACGGCTCCTTCACCGGCGGCAGGGAACTCCACACCGGCCAGCTCTTCTGCAGCGAGACGATCACCACGGCGATGGCCAGGGTGTCCCCGTACTCCACCAACACGGTCACCCGCACCACCCTCGCCCAGGACTCCATCTACGACGACGGAGGCGCCTCCTCCGGCCTCCTGACCCTGACGGCCCTCGGCAGCACCACCTCCGCCGGCTACACCGGCACCCTGACGCTCGGCGTCGAGACGAGCTGA
- a CDS encoding beta-galactosidase → MVLSRRTFNALAGTAALGLSVSGSGSDAACAAGRAPLAPTGPPPAPPTADGGKHTVGFDRYSMLIDGRRLVIWSGEFHPFRLPSPSLWRDVLQKMRAHGYNAVSIYVAWNYHSPAPGQHDFTGVRDLDLFLRTAAETGLYVILRPGPYINAEVDAGGFPGWLTATPGVARTSDPTYLKHVDGWLTAVDRIAARHLYTDGGGTIVLYQLENEYDNHVDEPAGRDYMAHLYAKVRADGIDVPLFHNDKGRNGHWAPGTFDTGGERGRYLYGFDGYPSPFKTPPDWGYFGPGGMKGGSTASPDTPGFIPEFGGGWFDPWGGTEFDGLGYAESRRTRDAAYERRFYLTNLANGITVHNVYMTFGGTSWGWLPAPIVYTSYDYGAAIDEARRPTGKLLPMHQIGRLLQSVPDLAKLDRAEPLPGDDMGAGPGIKAYHLVNPDTQARFHVLRNDSPTEAVATVALAGTAVEVPVPGLDARLLAAGISLGHRKLSWSTAQPMLWLTAGRQDIAVFTGRAGESTRTCLEATSEPKVTVLDGDAGYGYEDGVLRIDAVLDGITRVRVEGGGVRAPLLLLFADDESSRLLWRHDTPSGPVLVRGPALLRTAVLRGTAARLTGDTAGTADLEVWGPRGVTELVWNEHALKAHATSSGSLRAERPLAGPGPVRLPALTGWRRAEGNPESAPDHDDTGWRVADRTSSYSVTPVPAGQPVLFADDYGFHYGDVWYRGHFADADDADSVSLTYVAGTQGLLMAWLDGEPLGTHRMPVPDKKTVRKGTWAATATFPVRPRERRSPVLSVLVRRMQHDEDGRADDTHKAARGLTAVTFTGASPTVRWRIQGEAAPDPVRGPLNAGGLHGERHGWHLPGFADGGWKPAGLPRAERRQGVTWYRTGFRLGVDSGLDASIGLTLTDDPARAYRVQIFLNGWNMGQYINDVGPQHTFVLPNGVLRTRGHNTLALAVLSDGTTPAGPGRVELTLLGSAAGGVPVTPVASPGPTTAQRGS, encoded by the coding sequence ATGGTGTTGAGCAGACGTACCTTCAACGCACTCGCCGGCACCGCGGCCCTCGGCCTCTCAGTGAGCGGCTCCGGGAGCGACGCGGCGTGCGCGGCCGGAAGGGCGCCCCTCGCACCCACCGGACCCCCGCCCGCACCGCCCACCGCCGACGGCGGGAAGCACACGGTCGGATTCGACCGCTACTCGATGCTGATCGACGGCAGACGCCTGGTGATCTGGTCGGGCGAGTTCCACCCCTTCCGGCTGCCGAGCCCGTCCCTGTGGCGGGACGTCCTGCAGAAAATGCGCGCCCACGGCTACAACGCGGTCAGCATCTACGTCGCGTGGAACTACCACTCCCCCGCGCCCGGGCAGCACGACTTCACCGGGGTCCGCGACCTCGACCTGTTCCTGCGCACCGCCGCCGAGACGGGGCTGTACGTCATCCTGCGCCCCGGCCCGTACATCAACGCCGAGGTCGACGCCGGCGGCTTCCCCGGCTGGCTGACGGCCACCCCCGGAGTGGCCCGCACGTCCGACCCCACCTACCTGAAGCACGTCGACGGATGGCTCACCGCGGTCGACCGCATCGCGGCCCGCCACCTCTACACCGACGGCGGCGGCACGATCGTCCTGTACCAGCTGGAGAACGAGTACGACAACCATGTGGACGAGCCCGCGGGCCGCGACTACATGGCTCACCTGTACGCCAAGGTGCGCGCCGACGGCATCGACGTCCCCCTCTTCCACAACGACAAGGGCAGGAACGGGCACTGGGCCCCCGGCACCTTCGACACGGGCGGCGAGCGCGGGCGTTACCTGTACGGCTTCGACGGCTATCCCTCCCCCTTCAAGACACCTCCGGACTGGGGGTACTTCGGCCCCGGCGGCATGAAGGGCGGCTCGACCGCCAGCCCGGACACCCCGGGGTTCATCCCCGAGTTCGGCGGCGGCTGGTTCGACCCGTGGGGCGGGACGGAGTTCGACGGCCTCGGATACGCCGAGTCCCGCCGCACCCGGGACGCGGCCTACGAACGGCGCTTCTACCTCACCAACCTCGCCAACGGCATCACGGTCCACAACGTCTACATGACCTTCGGCGGCACCTCCTGGGGCTGGCTGCCCGCGCCGATCGTCTACACGTCGTACGACTACGGGGCCGCCATCGACGAGGCACGCCGGCCGACCGGGAAGCTCCTCCCCATGCACCAGATCGGCCGCCTGCTGCAGTCGGTGCCCGACCTGGCCAAGCTCGACCGCGCCGAGCCGCTCCCCGGCGACGACATGGGGGCGGGCCCCGGCATCAAGGCGTACCACCTGGTCAATCCGGACACGCAGGCGCGCTTCCATGTGCTGCGCAACGACTCCCCCACCGAGGCCGTCGCGACCGTGGCGCTCGCCGGAACGGCCGTCGAGGTGCCGGTGCCGGGTCTCGACGCACGGCTGCTCGCCGCCGGGATCTCCCTGGGGCACCGGAAGCTGAGCTGGTCCACCGCCCAGCCGATGCTGTGGCTGACCGCGGGACGGCAGGACATCGCCGTGTTCACCGGCCGGGCGGGCGAGTCCACGCGCACCTGTCTGGAGGCCACGAGCGAGCCGAAGGTCACCGTGCTGGACGGGGACGCCGGGTACGGCTACGAGGACGGGGTCCTGCGGATCGACGCCGTGCTCGACGGCATCACCCGGGTCCGGGTGGAGGGCGGCGGGGTCCGGGCTCCCCTCCTGCTGCTGTTCGCCGATGACGAGAGCTCCCGTCTGCTGTGGCGCCACGACACCCCGTCGGGTCCGGTGCTGGTGCGCGGCCCGGCGCTGCTGCGCACGGCCGTCCTGCGCGGCACGGCCGCGCGTCTCACCGGCGACACGGCGGGGACGGCGGACCTGGAGGTGTGGGGGCCGCGCGGGGTGACCGAACTCGTCTGGAACGAGCACGCGTTGAAGGCCCACGCCACCTCCTCCGGGAGTCTGCGGGCCGAGCGGCCGCTCGCCGGACCGGGCCCGGTCCGGCTGCCCGCGCTCACCGGCTGGCGCCGGGCCGAGGGGAATCCCGAGTCGGCCCCCGACCACGACGACACCGGATGGCGGGTGGCCGACAGGACGTCCTCGTACAGCGTCACCCCGGTGCCCGCCGGGCAGCCCGTGCTGTTCGCCGACGACTACGGCTTCCACTACGGAGACGTCTGGTACCGGGGACACTTCGCGGACGCGGACGACGCGGACTCCGTGTCCCTGACCTATGTCGCCGGTACCCAGGGGCTGTTGATGGCCTGGCTGGACGGCGAACCGCTCGGCACGCACCGGATGCCGGTGCCGGACAAGAAGACCGTACGCAAGGGCACCTGGGCGGCCACCGCCACCTTCCCCGTCCGGCCCCGGGAGCGGCGTTCCCCTGTGCTGTCCGTCCTGGTCCGGCGGATGCAGCACGACGAGGACGGCAGGGCCGACGACACGCACAAGGCGGCCCGGGGCCTGACGGCCGTCACCTTCACCGGAGCCTCCCCTACGGTCCGCTGGCGCATCCAGGGCGAGGCGGCCCCCGACCCGGTGCGCGGACCGCTCAACGCCGGAGGTCTGCACGGGGAGCGGCACGGCTGGCATCTGCCGGGCTTCGCGGACGGCGGCTGGAAGCCCGCCGGCCTCCCGCGCGCCGAGCGGCGCCAGGGTGTCACCTGGTACCGCACCGGATTCCGGCTCGGTGTGGACAGCGGGCTGGACGCGTCGATCGGGCTCACCCTCACGGACGATCCGGCCCGCGCCTATCGTGTCCAGATCTTCCTGAACGGCTGGAACATGGGCCAGTACATCAACGACGTGGGCCCGCAGCACACGTTCGTCCTCCCCAACGGGGTGCTGCGCACCCGGGGGCACAACACGCTGGCCCTCGCCGTGCTGTCCGACGGGACCACGCCCGCAGGCCCCGGCCGGGTGGAACTGACGCTGCTGGGCAGCGCGGCCGGAGGAGTACCGGTGACACCGGTCGCCTCCCCCGGCCCCACGACCGCACAGCGCGGGTCCTAG